A stretch of DNA from Acidobacteriota bacterium:
CTGAAGAGGACCGCGCTGGGACGGTCGGCCGGGAGCCGCAACGTGCTGGAACGGCTTTTTTCCTCCTGCAGCCACAGGTCGTACAGGGCCAGGGACCGGTGCAGGGGAGAAAGGACCGACCGGTAGCCGCGGTTCGTCTGCAGATAGCCCAGAGCGTCGATGCTCCCCACCATGACGTTGTGGGTGCTGGCGAAGGGGAGGTCGTAGTAGCCGTCGTTGTTCAGGTCCCAGCGTCGAATCAGTTGGACGCGGCCCTTGCGGGAGACGTAGATGTCCTGCCCCGCATGCTCGAAGCTGCCCTTGGAGAAGCTTTCGAAGCCCTCGTGCACGATCTTGAGCTCGGCGGCTTGGGCGATGCCGAGGGTCAGGAGAATTGGCAGAAGGGCCCGGAGGGAGACTCGAGATGCAGGGTTCCGTCTGGTTTCCACTTCTTCGACGTGCGTGGTTTCAGTGATAGACATTTTTTCTATGCCCAACCTTGACCACAAATACAACAAGCTGTTCGTCCATGATGGAATGGAGGATTCGGTAGACTCCGACTCGGATTCGATATCGGTCACGTCCCGAGAGTTTTCTGCAGCCGGGAGGACGCGGGTCGTCCGCCAGACGGCGGATCTTGGTGACAACACGGCGCCGGTCCGTCTTGGAGGCGATGGCCTCGATCTCCTTGACCGCCGATGGCTTGATCAGAACATCAAATCTGGCCACGCCGCTTCAAGTCTTTCACGACGGCTTCAAACGAGAGGTTTTTTTCGAGGGCTCTTTCCTCGAAGGCAGCTAAATCCTCAGCGTCTTCGGCCAAAGAGAGTCGGACAGCCTCGTTGACAAGGTCTGAGAGACTGCGCTCAGTTTCGATCGACTTGAGTCGCAGGGCACGGTGGATCGCGGACTCGAAA
This window harbors:
- a CDS encoding type II toxin-antitoxin system RelE/ParE family toxin, producing the protein MARFDVLIKPSAVKEIEAIASKTDRRRVVTKIRRLADDPRPPGCRKLSGRDRYRIRVGVYRILHSIMDEQLVVFVVKVGHRKNVYH
- a CDS encoding CopG family transcriptional regulator, producing MLRESRRTTIYFESAIHRALRLKSIETERSLSDLVNEAVRLSLAEDAEDLAAFEERALEKNLSFEAVVKDLKRRGQI